Proteins encoded in a region of the Candidatus Brocadia sp. genome:
- a CDS encoding DUF1559 domain-containing protein codes for MKKKKGSAGFTLIELLVVIAIIGILAGILLPALTRARESARRTQCASNLKQIGLALNMYANDNAEAFPTGGATGMESLGKLYDAYITDRKVFKCASDSAVSDTTTTGVLGLSATDITTFTTARCSYGYDVNHTAGNDPGVAIAADAKGTGTTLSDNHNQKGQNVLYIDGHVEWKGTSTCGFYNGSTYDDIYTSTGTGAGTDTAILQ; via the coding sequence ATGAAGAAGAAAAAGGGAAGTGCAGGTTTTACATTAATAGAGTTGTTGGTCGTAATTGCCATAATCGGTATCCTTGCAGGTATTTTGTTACCGGCATTGACCAGGGCGCGCGAATCAGCACGCAGGACGCAGTGCGCTTCTAACCTAAAACAGATCGGTTTGGCCCTTAATATGTACGCCAACGACAATGCTGAGGCCTTCCCTACGGGCGGTGCTACAGGAATGGAATCACTGGGAAAACTTTATGATGCGTATATTACTGATAGAAAAGTCTTTAAATGTGCGAGTGATAGTGCTGTTTCAGACACAACCACGACAGGTGTTTTAGGTTTGAGTGCAACAGATATTACAACCTTTACAACAGCAAGATGTAGTTATGGTTACGATGTTAACCATACAGCGGGAAATGACCCAGGTGTGGCTATCGCAGCGGATGCAAAGGGCACTGGTACTACACTTTCAGACAATCACAATCAAAAAGGGCAGAATGTGCTTTATATAGACGGTCATGTGGAATGGAAAGGTACTAGCACGTGCGGCTTTTACAACGGTTCAACGTATGATGATATTTATACAAGTACGGGTACAGGTGCAGGAACAGATACTGCAATATTGCAATAA
- the larE gene encoding ATP-dependent sacrificial sulfur transferase LarE, which yields MDTEEKLKKLKDTIKTLESVVVAFSGGVDSSLVAKVCYDVLGDRALAVTARSETYPAYEYEEARKIAKEIGISHMTIDTSELGIEGFAQNPPNRCYFCKSELFGKLKEIAREKGYKNVADGANLDDTGEYRPGLDAAKELDVRSPLKESGLRKSDIREISKYLKLSNWDKPPYACMSSRFPYGNSITEEKLAIVAAAENYLRSIGLKQFRVRHHDTIARIEVPPEDIPALLQNGKRKNLVKKFKEIGYKYVTIDMEGYRSGSMNEVL from the coding sequence ATGGATACAGAAGAAAAACTGAAAAAATTAAAGGATACTATAAAAACCCTGGAAAGCGTTGTGGTGGCCTTTTCAGGGGGCGTGGATAGCTCCCTCGTGGCGAAGGTTTGTTATGATGTACTTGGGGACAGAGCCCTTGCAGTAACTGCGCGGTCGGAGACGTATCCCGCATATGAATACGAAGAGGCCAGGAAGATTGCAAAAGAAATTGGCATTTCCCACATGACCATCGATACCAGCGAACTGGGCATCGAGGGATTTGCCCAAAACCCGCCCAACCGATGCTATTTCTGTAAATCGGAACTATTTGGAAAGCTCAAAGAAATTGCCAGGGAAAAGGGTTACAAAAACGTTGCGGATGGCGCGAACCTGGACGATACGGGCGAGTATAGACCTGGTCTCGATGCAGCGAAGGAACTTGACGTGCGCAGTCCCTTAAAAGAAAGCGGATTGAGAAAGTCGGATATACGTGAGATTTCGAAATATCTGAAACTTTCCAACTGGGACAAACCCCCCTATGCATGCATGTCTTCCCGGTTTCCCTATGGAAACTCAATTACCGAGGAGAAATTGGCGATCGTTGCCGCAGCGGAAAATTACCTGAGGAGTATCGGACTGAAACAATTCCGTGTCAGACACCACGACACCATTGCACGAATTGAGGTACCGCCAGAAGATATCCCTGCACTCTTACAGAATGGCAAGCGTAAAAACCTTGTCAAGAAATTCAAGGAAATCGGTTATAAATACGTCACGATCGATATGGAAGGATATCGGAGTGGCAGTATGAATGAGGTGTTGTAA
- the nadA gene encoding quinolinate synthase NadA — protein MSTIIDKINELKKKRNAVILAHNYQRGDVQDIADFTGDSLGLSQKAAKTQADIIVFCGVHFMAETASILCPDKMVLLPDEHAGCPMANMVTLRELRIKKKEHPNAKVVCYVNSTAAIKAESDICCTSSNAMKIVSSIPKDQEILFIPDKSLGGYVSSKLNRPMILWEGFCPTHHRILAEHIIKLKAAHPNAKVVVHPECTQDVIALADHVASTTGIAKYCKETDTKEFIIGTETGILHRLKKENPQKAFYAITHLADCSNMKLISLEKVLWSLEDLVYQIKVPDDIAAKARVAIQKMLDLS, from the coding sequence ATGTCTACTATAATAGATAAAATCAATGAGTTAAAGAAAAAAAGGAATGCGGTTATCCTTGCGCATAACTACCAAAGAGGGGATGTGCAGGATATAGCAGACTTTACAGGCGATTCGCTAGGACTTTCCCAGAAGGCTGCAAAGACACAGGCGGACATAATTGTATTCTGCGGTGTTCACTTTATGGCTGAGACGGCTTCTATCCTCTGTCCTGATAAAATGGTACTATTGCCCGATGAGCATGCGGGTTGTCCCATGGCCAACATGGTAACCCTGAGAGAACTCAGGATAAAGAAAAAAGAACATCCGAATGCCAAAGTTGTTTGTTACGTAAATAGTACGGCTGCTATAAAGGCAGAGAGTGACATATGTTGCACTTCTTCCAATGCAATGAAAATTGTGTCATCAATTCCCAAAGACCAGGAAATCCTCTTTATACCAGACAAGAGTCTTGGAGGCTATGTATCGTCCAAACTGAATCGACCTATGATACTTTGGGAAGGATTCTGCCCTACCCATCACAGGATATTGGCAGAACATATTATTAAATTGAAGGCTGCACACCCTAACGCCAAGGTCGTCGTTCACCCTGAATGCACACAGGATGTGATCGCATTGGCAGACCATGTTGCCAGCACTACCGGCATTGCCAAATATTGCAAAGAAACGGATACTAAAGAATTTATCATTGGCACAGAGACGGGTATTCTCCACCGTTTAAAAAAAGAGAATCCGCAAAAAGCATTTTATGCTATTACACACCTTGCCGATTGTTCCAATATGAAACTTATCAGTTTGGAAAAGGTATTGTGGTCTTTGGAGGACCTCGTTTATCAGATAAAGGTACCTGATGATATTGCGGCGAAGGCTCGGGTGGCTATCCAAAAAATGCTTGATTTGTCGTAA
- the thrS gene encoding threonine--tRNA ligase translates to MVKITLPDGTKKEYKDNITIGEVVSNIGIRLGERALAGKASGVLVDLSYPIKEDISLSVITDDTEEGMEILRHSTAHIMAQAVSRLFPGVKLGIGPTIENGFYYDFGLQHSLSEEDLRKIEEEMAKIIREDIVFKRMELPRDVAIQKMEAIGQPFKVALIKDIEDDTVSFYTQGDFVDLCRGPHIQRSSKVKAFKLLSVAGAYWRGKETNPMLQRIYGTAFFTQTELDKYLKFLEEAEKRDHRKIGRDLDLFSFHEEGGSGLTFWHPKGARIRNIIENFWREEHFKRGYEILYSPHIAKINLWKTSGHWNFYRESMYSPIEVDGHEYILKPMNCPFAVLIYKTKLHSYRDLPLRWGELGTVYRYERSGVLHGLLRVRGFTQDDAHIFCTPDQLENEILGVIELAQFMLSSFGFKEYEIELSVRGKGEKDKYIGRDDVWDHAENALRIALDKKGLKYTRMEGEAKFYGPAIDIKVKDAIGRGWQGPTIQVDFNLPERFDVNYVGPDGFHHRVVMVHRTVLGAMERFVGCLIEHYAGDFPLWIAPIQMRILPITDAHIEYAKKLQTQLLMKNFRVECDTSNAKINYKIREGTLEKIPYLLVVGDKEIEGGTVSVRSRKKGNEGVMAIEDFIKTVESEIREKR, encoded by the coding sequence ATGGTTAAGATCACATTACCTGACGGGACAAAAAAGGAGTATAAGGATAATATAACCATTGGTGAGGTTGTCAGCAATATAGGTATCCGCCTTGGTGAAAGGGCGTTAGCCGGAAAGGCTAGCGGTGTTCTTGTAGACCTTAGTTATCCCATAAAAGAAGATATTTCCTTATCGGTAATTACTGACGATACAGAAGAAGGTATGGAAATCCTTCGCCACAGTACAGCCCACATTATGGCGCAGGCGGTCAGCAGACTTTTCCCCGGCGTAAAGCTTGGTATAGGTCCTACCATTGAAAATGGATTTTATTATGACTTCGGCCTCCAGCACAGCTTGTCTGAAGAAGATCTCAGGAAGATTGAAGAAGAAATGGCAAAAATTATCCGCGAGGATATTGTATTCAAAAGAATGGAATTACCTCGCGATGTAGCCATACAGAAGATGGAAGCCATTGGTCAGCCTTTTAAAGTAGCACTTATTAAGGATATCGAGGACGACACCGTATCTTTTTACACACAAGGAGATTTTGTGGACTTGTGCCGAGGTCCGCATATTCAGAGGTCAAGCAAGGTTAAGGCATTCAAACTCCTCAGCGTAGCGGGTGCTTATTGGCGTGGGAAAGAAACGAATCCCATGTTACAGCGTATTTATGGGACGGCGTTTTTTACCCAGACAGAGCTTGACAAATATTTAAAATTCCTGGAAGAGGCGGAAAAGCGTGACCATCGGAAAATTGGGAGAGATTTAGATCTTTTCAGTTTTCATGAAGAAGGTGGGTCTGGTTTAACCTTTTGGCATCCAAAGGGCGCCAGGATACGTAATATTATTGAGAATTTTTGGAGAGAAGAGCATTTCAAGAGGGGATACGAAATTCTCTACAGCCCCCATATTGCAAAGATCAATTTATGGAAGACCAGTGGTCATTGGAATTTTTACCGTGAAAGTATGTACTCACCAATAGAGGTTGACGGGCATGAATATATCCTAAAACCCATGAATTGCCCTTTTGCGGTGCTTATATACAAAACAAAACTTCACAGTTACCGGGATCTGCCTTTGCGGTGGGGGGAATTGGGAACTGTGTATCGATATGAGCGGTCAGGCGTCTTACATGGATTATTGCGTGTACGCGGATTTACCCAAGACGATGCCCATATATTCTGCACCCCGGATCAATTAGAAAATGAAATCCTGGGAGTAATTGAACTGGCTCAGTTCATGTTGTCAAGTTTTGGATTTAAGGAATATGAGATAGAATTAAGCGTGCGGGGTAAGGGAGAAAAGGATAAGTATATAGGCCGGGACGATGTTTGGGATCATGCCGAAAATGCCTTAAGGATTGCCCTCGACAAAAAAGGACTAAAGTATACACGGATGGAGGGAGAGGCAAAGTTTTATGGCCCGGCGATCGATATTAAGGTCAAGGATGCTATAGGGCGTGGGTGGCAGGGGCCTACAATTCAGGTTGACTTCAACCTTCCGGAAAGATTCGATGTCAATTATGTTGGCCCGGATGGTTTTCATCACCGGGTGGTAATGGTTCATCGCACAGTCCTGGGGGCTATGGAACGGTTTGTGGGTTGTTTGATCGAACATTATGCAGGTGATTTCCCCTTGTGGATTGCACCAATTCAAATGAGGATATTACCCATTACTGATGCGCACATAGAGTATGCAAAAAAATTACAAACTCAGTTGCTTATGAAGAATTTTAGGGTAGAATGTGATACGAGCAATGCCAAAATTAATTATAAGATACGAGAAGGTACGCTGGAGAAAATTCCTTATTTACTGGTAGTAGGTGACAAAGAAATAGAAGGTGGCACCGTCTCTGTGAGAAGCAGAAAAAAGGGAAATGAAGGGGTAATGGCAATTGAAGATTTCATAAAAACCGTGGAATCTGAAATCAGAGAGAAAAGATAG
- a CDS encoding translation initiation factor IF-3 codes for MSQDLRINERIRSSTVRLIDENGVQVGVISKEEAIAKAKSVELDLVEVAPEADPPVCRIMNYGKFKYKQKKKSHQKQHVVQLKELRLRPKTGEHDIQTKIRQARKFLENKDRVLISMMFKGRERAHTELGNEILKQVADALEDIAKVEKDRISDDRRMGIILSPK; via the coding sequence ATTTCACAAGACTTAAGAATTAACGAACGGATCCGTTCGTCTACGGTACGGTTGATAGACGAGAATGGTGTGCAGGTCGGGGTAATTAGCAAGGAAGAAGCTATTGCAAAGGCAAAAAGTGTGGAACTCGACCTTGTGGAGGTTGCCCCGGAGGCAGACCCACCTGTCTGCCGGATCATGAATTATGGCAAGTTTAAGTATAAACAAAAGAAAAAGTCGCATCAGAAGCAACATGTAGTTCAACTAAAGGAATTAAGACTGAGACCAAAGACAGGTGAACATGATATACAAACAAAGATTCGTCAGGCTAGGAAATTTTTAGAAAATAAAGACCGTGTTCTCATCAGTATGATGTTTAAAGGAAGGGAACGCGCTCATACAGAGTTAGGCAATGAAATCTTAAAACAAGTTGCCGATGCGCTCGAGGACATAGCCAAAGTAGAAAAGGATAGGATATCGGATGATCGTAGAATGGGAATAATCTTGTCCCCTAAGTAA
- the rpmI gene encoding 50S ribosomal protein L35, with product MPKLKTHKGLKKRIKISAKGKVKRSKAGKGHLLSGKSGRRREHLRKKEGVSPAFNKTMTRALRGS from the coding sequence ATGCCAAAGCTAAAAACCCATAAAGGGCTTAAGAAACGAATAAAAATTAGTGCAAAGGGCAAGGTCAAGAGATCGAAAGCCGGAAAGGGCCATCTGCTGTCAGGAAAATCAGGAAGGCGAAGGGAACATTTGAGAAAAAAAGAAGGGGTCTCACCCGCCTTCAATAAGACCATGACGAGGGCATTACGAGGGTCTTAA
- the rplT gene encoding 50S ribosomal protein L20: MPRATKGCARKRSRKRLLNKTEGYWGGRGNLYRKAMETYIRAMAFSFRDRKARKRKFRELWISRISAAVRERGISYSHFIRGLIKAKIDLNRKMLAEMAVNDKPAFDKLVEQVKAVV, translated from the coding sequence ATGCCAAGAGCAACAAAAGGTTGTGCAAGAAAAAGATCGAGAAAAAGATTATTGAATAAAACGGAAGGTTATTGGGGTGGAAGAGGAAATTTGTATCGCAAGGCCATGGAAACGTATATCCGTGCCATGGCCTTTTCGTTCCGGGATCGGAAGGCGCGTAAAAGAAAATTTAGAGAACTATGGATTTCCAGAATTAGCGCTGCGGTCAGAGAACGCGGTATTTCTTATAGCCATTTCATTCGTGGATTAATCAAAGCCAAAATAGATTTAAATAGAAAGATGTTGGCTGAGATGGCCGTCAATGACAAGCCTGCTTTTGATAAATTAGTCGAACAGGTAAAAGCGGTAGTCTGA
- the pheS gene encoding phenylalanine--tRNA ligase subunit alpha — protein sequence MLDTLEEIKRNLQEETKGISTLKGAEQLKIKYLGRNGGVNDLMKLIPTLPVEKRAAFGQQINALKIEITDIIEGLIKKFSSEAIPKVTSEIFDVTLPGKRPSLGKRHPLTQTIDDIKEAFARLGFDVAYGPEVELEYYNFEALNIPSDHPSRTDFDTFYIKDDILLRSQTSTVQIRIMEKQKPPIRIIAPGRVYRPDTVDARHSFMFHQVEGLLVDEGVSFADLKGVLNQFIKTYFGQNIQMRFRPSFFPFTEPSAEVDISCSLCGGKGCNVCSYSGWVEILGAGMVDPNVLKAVHYDGEKYTGFAFGMGVERITMLKYGICDIRLFYENDIRFLSQF from the coding sequence ATGTTAGATACGTTAGAAGAGATAAAAAGAAATTTACAAGAAGAAACCAAAGGTATTAGTACCCTGAAAGGGGCGGAACAGCTCAAGATAAAATACCTGGGAAGGAATGGTGGTGTCAATGATCTCATGAAACTTATTCCAACACTGCCAGTTGAAAAACGCGCCGCATTTGGGCAACAGATCAACGCTCTAAAGATTGAAATTACGGACATAATAGAAGGGCTTATTAAAAAGTTCTCATCAGAAGCAATTCCAAAAGTTACAAGTGAAATATTCGATGTTACTTTGCCGGGGAAACGCCCCTCTCTAGGAAAAAGGCATCCGCTTACTCAAACAATTGACGATATTAAAGAGGCCTTTGCCCGATTGGGTTTCGATGTGGCTTACGGCCCGGAAGTGGAGTTAGAGTATTACAACTTTGAGGCATTGAACATTCCATCCGATCATCCCTCTCGCACGGATTTCGATACTTTCTACATCAAAGACGATATTCTTCTCAGAAGTCAAACATCCACCGTTCAAATTCGTATCATGGAAAAACAAAAACCACCCATTCGTATTATTGCGCCAGGCAGGGTTTACAGGCCCGATACCGTTGACGCCAGACACTCATTTATGTTTCATCAGGTGGAAGGTTTGTTAGTGGATGAAGGGGTGAGCTTTGCGGATCTGAAAGGGGTACTGAACCAATTTATTAAGACCTATTTCGGCCAGAATATTCAGATGCGTTTCAGGCCGTCATTCTTTCCTTTTACCGAACCGAGCGCCGAGGTTGATATTTCGTGTTCTCTCTGTGGAGGCAAAGGGTGTAATGTATGTTCTTATAGTGGATGGGTTGAAATATTAGGGGCTGGTATGGTCGACCCAAATGTACTCAAGGCCGTACATTATGATGGAGAAAAGTATACAGGCTTTGCATTTGGAATGGGTGTCGAACGGATCACCATGCTGAAATATGGTATTTGCGACATTCGTCTCTTCTATGAAAATGACATACGTTTTTTATCTCAATTCTGA
- a CDS encoding phenylalanine--tRNA ligase subunit beta gives MKITYNWLKEYVYFSLSPQELADRLTSVGLVVADIKPVEDDFCLDIEVTSNRPDCLGITGIAREVAAAVGGSLHFPETPFVTANTEISKFIDIAVEEPILCPRYTARVIRQITVGPSPEWIQKRLKCIGLRPVNNIVDITNYVMMETGQPLHAFDLDKLTEQKIIVRKARSGEEIVVINGARRALFHDMLVIADGRRPVAVAGIMGGKETEVSESTRNILLECAQFEPRQVRRTSRALGIASDSSYRFERGTDPEGVDRASQRAVKLVKDYAGGEIADGAIDIRTGRHETKKITLRMERLHKVLGVEIKRDVVIDILKKLQFNILNDIGNFIDLEVPSFRGDVYREIDLIEEVARIYGYNNIPTKTSITVRGSAKNKYEIVEDTIRQFLTGLGFYEVKTFSIVDISPLQSVNLWSDRVGIDIANPLRQEESRLRTSLLPSLINTKRYNVAHGTEQVKIFEIANIYLAGNKLPQEKTCLSILADTDFLTLKGIVESLLLNLGIPLKQEWTGFNESRLFMDKRAASIQMDNTALGYLGEASRELGFKTLSCLAEIDLNLLIEKSNFAKKYQNIPQHPPVFRDLAIIVDEEVTWSSIEKCITETKAAFLKETNFFDVYRGKQIPAGKKSIAFNLCFQAPDRTLKSEEVDSAQQIILDTLHKTLGAELRKA, from the coding sequence ATGAAAATCACCTATAACTGGCTAAAAGAATATGTCTATTTTTCCCTGTCACCACAGGAACTGGCCGATAGGTTGACCAGCGTGGGATTGGTAGTTGCCGACATTAAACCTGTAGAAGACGATTTTTGTCTGGACATAGAAGTTACTTCCAATCGTCCCGATTGCCTCGGAATTACTGGTATTGCACGTGAAGTGGCGGCAGCGGTGGGAGGAAGCCTGCACTTCCCGGAAACACCTTTTGTAACCGCAAATACCGAGATATCAAAATTTATTGATATCGCCGTTGAAGAACCGATACTGTGTCCCCGCTATACGGCCCGGGTAATTCGCCAGATAACCGTGGGACCTTCCCCGGAATGGATACAAAAGAGGCTGAAGTGCATCGGTCTTCGACCTGTAAACAACATCGTAGACATCACCAATTATGTGATGATGGAAACAGGGCAACCCCTCCACGCCTTTGATCTGGACAAGCTAACAGAACAAAAAATTATTGTAAGAAAAGCCAGAAGCGGAGAAGAAATTGTTGTCATCAACGGAGCCAGACGGGCGCTTTTTCATGACATGTTGGTCATTGCGGACGGCAGGCGGCCTGTTGCCGTTGCTGGTATTATGGGTGGCAAGGAAACAGAAGTTTCCGAATCAACCAGAAACATCCTCCTGGAATGCGCACAATTCGAGCCAAGACAAGTACGGCGTACGTCCAGGGCATTGGGCATTGCTTCAGATTCCTCATATCGGTTTGAAAGGGGTACGGATCCCGAAGGTGTAGACCGTGCATCCCAAAGGGCCGTAAAGCTTGTCAAAGACTATGCGGGTGGAGAAATTGCCGATGGCGCCATTGATATAAGAACAGGGAGGCATGAAACAAAAAAAATTACCCTCCGCATGGAACGGCTTCACAAAGTTTTAGGGGTGGAAATAAAAAGAGACGTTGTTATAGATATTTTAAAAAAGCTTCAATTTAACATTCTCAATGATATCGGCAACTTCATTGATCTTGAGGTGCCGAGCTTTCGAGGGGATGTCTATCGTGAAATTGACCTGATTGAAGAGGTGGCCAGGATTTACGGGTATAATAATATTCCGACAAAGACTTCTATCACTGTCCGTGGCAGTGCAAAGAATAAGTACGAGATTGTCGAGGATACTATTCGTCAGTTTCTAACCGGCCTTGGTTTTTATGAAGTCAAAACTTTTAGCATTGTTGATATCTCGCCATTACAGTCCGTGAATCTGTGGTCAGATAGGGTGGGTATCGATATTGCCAACCCACTGAGACAGGAAGAAAGCCGTTTGCGGACCTCTTTACTACCGAGTCTTATCAATACTAAACGATATAACGTGGCACATGGTACCGAACAGGTAAAAATCTTCGAAATCGCTAACATTTACCTTGCAGGAAATAAACTACCACAAGAAAAGACCTGTCTATCCATCCTGGCGGATACAGATTTTTTGACTTTAAAGGGAATAGTCGAATCTCTTTTGCTGAACCTCGGCATACCTCTAAAGCAGGAATGGACAGGCTTTAACGAATCCAGACTATTTATGGATAAAAGGGCAGCGAGTATTCAAATGGATAATACCGCCCTTGGATATCTTGGAGAAGCCAGCAGAGAATTGGGATTCAAAACGTTATCCTGTTTAGCGGAAATAGATCTGAATTTATTGATTGAAAAGTCAAATTTCGCCAAAAAATATCAAAACATACCACAGCATCCCCCTGTTTTCCGTGACCTTGCTATCATTGTCGATGAGGAGGTGACATGGTCGTCTATCGAAAAATGCATCACAGAAACAAAGGCAGCTTTTTTGAAGGAAACGAATTTCTTTGATGTATATCGTGGAAAACAGATACCAGCAGGAAAAAAGAGCATCGCCTTTAACCTCTGTTTTCAAGCCCCAGACCGAACACTAAAAAGTGAAGAAGTCGATAGCGCCCAGCAAATTATTCTCGATACCCTTCATAAAACCCTCGGTGCCGAATTAAGAAAAGCATAA
- a CDS encoding NUDIX hydrolase, with the protein MIIYSGKKINVRKDEIVLDDGRAVMREVIEHPGSAAIIPFISENEIILIQQYRHAVKETIYEIPAGTLDQGETFDVCARRELEEETGYRAGTLEPLIVLYPSPGILSETMHLFKATNLVKTQTNYQMDESIKGIVHVKLSDAVVMVKKGEIKDAKTVCSILLCLK; encoded by the coding sequence ATGATTATCTACTCTGGTAAAAAAATAAATGTCAGAAAAGATGAAATTGTGCTGGATGATGGAAGGGCGGTAATGAGAGAGGTCATTGAACATCCCGGTTCGGCCGCCATTATTCCTTTTATTTCCGAAAATGAAATCATTCTTATCCAGCAATACAGACATGCCGTCAAGGAGACCATTTACGAAATTCCTGCCGGCACACTTGATCAGGGCGAAACATTCGATGTGTGTGCAAGGCGTGAATTAGAAGAGGAGACTGGCTACAGAGCAGGCACCCTCGAACCCCTCATAGTTCTTTATCCCTCGCCTGGTATCTTAAGTGAGACAATGCATCTCTTTAAGGCAACCAATCTTGTTAAAACCCAAACAAATTATCAAATGGATGAATCAATCAAAGGTATTGTACACGTCAAGCTGAGTGATGCAGTGGTGATGGTAAAGAAAGGTGAGATTAAAGACGCTAAAACAGTTTGCAGTATTTTGCTGTGCCTTAAATGA
- a CDS encoding prepilin-type N-terminal cleavage/methylation domain-containing protein codes for MSYSQKSNERGFTLVELVIGLAISLILMGVAVSMLNVQRKSYSFQEQVTEMQQNIRAATDMMVREIRMAGYDPSGAGFTGIGTHTTELLQILADLDGNGMTTGSYEDITYRYYNASDATYPRQIWRNTETESQTLAENIEALNFSYYDSDGVATSTASSIRQIEITIRGRTAKNDPDFGYSYGTLTSLVTPVNLGY; via the coding sequence ATGTCTTACTCACAGAAAAGCAATGAACGTGGTTTTACGCTTGTTGAATTAGTGATCGGTCTTGCAATCAGCTTGATCCTTATGGGTGTGGCAGTCAGTATGCTTAATGTTCAACGTAAATCATATAGCTTTCAGGAACAGGTTACTGAGATGCAGCAAAATATCCGTGCCGCCACAGATATGATGGTGAGAGAAATCAGGATGGCCGGATATGACCCATCCGGTGCAGGTTTTACAGGAATTGGTACCCATACAACGGAATTGCTTCAAATATTGGCAGATCTTGATGGCAATGGGATGACTACTGGCTCGTATGAAGACATAACCTATCGGTATTATAACGCCAGTGATGCGACTTATCCTCGCCAAATCTGGAGGAACACGGAAACCGAATCTCAAACACTCGCCGAGAATATTGAGGCACTTAACTTCTCTTACTACGATAGTGATGGCGTTGCTACAAGTACGGCATCCAGTATTCGTCAGATAGAGATTACAATAAGAGGAAGGACTGCCAAAAATGATCCTGATTTTGGCTATAGTTACGGTACGCTGACTTCTCTTGTAACTCCGGTAAATCTTGGTTATTAA
- the tnpA gene encoding IS200/IS605 family transposase: MANTYINILIHTVFSTKNRESWLSSSLRERLYPYMCGIARGNGLKVLCIGGTDNHIHILLSSDSTTSIAKAIQFIKGGSSKWIHETFSELRLFSWQEGYGAFSIGISNVDETKKYIENQEKHHSKESFHDEYLKFLRKNKIDFDEKYMWG; the protein is encoded by the coding sequence ATGGCAAACACCTATATAAATATTCTTATTCATACAGTTTTTAGCACAAAAAATCGTGAATCTTGGCTTTCTTCTTCACTTCGTGAACGACTCTATCCTTATATGTGTGGTATTGCAAGGGGGAATGGTTTGAAAGTCCTTTGTATTGGAGGCACAGACAACCATATCCATATTTTATTGTCATCGGATTCAACCACTTCGATTGCAAAGGCAATTCAATTTATCAAAGGTGGTTCATCAAAGTGGATTCACGAGACGTTTTCAGAACTGAGACTATTTTCATGGCAAGAAGGGTATGGTGCTTTTAGCATAGGTATTTCAAATGTAGATGAAACGAAGAAATATATTGAAAATCAAGAGAAACATCATAGTAAGGAAAGCTTTCATGATGAATATTTAAAATTTCTTAGAAAAAATAAGATAGATTTTGATGAAAAATATATGTGGGGATAA
- a CDS encoding prepilin-type N-terminal cleavage/methylation domain-containing protein encodes MYNQKGFSLIEMIVAVAIIATSAGIAIPVYVSMKPSIWLSGATRQIMGDLMWARMQAISQNNQFRIFFLEDNHRYKILDDDNNNGNIDDGELTVIKDIQDEYRDVTFISTNDPVFNPRGNASNLPVITLTNSHGQKKVEVVITGQVKQVKIE; translated from the coding sequence ATGTATAACCAAAAGGGGTTCTCCCTCATTGAGATGATAGTGGCTGTAGCCATAATTGCTACTTCAGCTGGAATTGCTATTCCTGTCTATGTCAGCATGAAACCATCAATTTGGTTAAGCGGGGCAACCAGACAAATTATGGGTGATCTGATGTGGGCAAGAATGCAGGCAATCAGCCAGAATAATCAATTTAGGATATTTTTTTTAGAAGACAATCATCGGTATAAGATTCTGGATGATGACAATAATAACGGCAATATTGACGATGGAGAATTGACGGTGATAAAAGATATTCAAGATGAATATCGCGATGTAACTTTTATTTCAACGAACGACCCCGTTTTCAATCCCAGGGGGAATGCATCGAATTTACCTGTTATAACCCTTACAAATTCTCACGGACAAAAAAAGGTAGAAGTTGTTATTACGGGTCAGGTCAAGCAAGTCAAGATAGAGTAA